In Nicotiana tabacum cultivar K326 chromosome 19, ASM71507v2, whole genome shotgun sequence, one DNA window encodes the following:
- the LOC107807099 gene encoding aspartic proteinase CDR1-like, which yields MSGVIEIGASYASLVSQLSPTFGQKISYYFMPREQLDIPSKLTFGDNPVIVKPTFVYYFLTLLGIPVSEQKLDLVVNSSRVFQEENIVIDSGTTYTFFPTLFYNQFNTLVREAIKVEPWVDNSSSRLSLCYKDLKGTDIPPMTLHFIGADVLLSGENIMPPILNSSKLQCLAFKRMVDQSFFGNMAQSNFLVGYNFDKNDSIFQGHRLQQVDQI from the coding sequence ATGTCTGGCGTAATAGAGATTGGCGCATCTTATGCGTCTTTAGTGTCACAACTTAGTCCAACATTTGGACAAAAAATATCCTACTATTTTATGCCAAGGGAACAACTAGATATCCCTAgcaaacttacctttggtgacaatCCAGTTATTGTTAAACCAACCTTTGTGTACTATTTCTTGACCCTCTTAGGCATACCAGTTAGTGAACAAAAACTTGACCTTGTTGTTAATTCTTCTAGAGTTTTTCAAGAGGAAAATATTGTGATTGACTCAGGAACTACTTATACTTTCTTTCCTACACTGTTTTACAATCAATTCAATACATTGGTGAGAGAAGCCATTAAAGTAGAACCGTGGGTTGACAACTCTTCATCTAGGCTAAGTCTCTGCTACAAAGATCTGAAAGGCACTGATATTCCTCCAATGACGCTTCATTTTATTGGAGCTGATGTCCTATTGTCCGGGGAGAATATAATGCCTCCAATTCTAAATAGTAGCAAACTTCAGTGCCTAGCCTTTAAACGAATGGTAGATCAGTCTTTCTTTGGGAATATGGCCCAATCAAACTTTCTCGTCGGATACAATTTCGATAAAAATGATAGTATCTTTCAAGGCCATCGATTGCAACAAGTTGACCAGATTTAG